In the genome of Candidatus Eremiobacterota bacterium, the window AAGTAATGAGGCCGATCTTTTCCTCGACGCTCTTCTTTCCTCTGAAGACTGACTGCGTGGCGCCCCCGAGCATGCCCGAAAGGCCCTCCGACTTGGTGGTCTGCAGCATAACCGCGGCAATCAGCCCTGCGCAGACAAGGAAATAGATCACCTGAAGCACAATGATCAAAATATTTCCCGGCTGATGGGGCATTACAGGAGGCGGCACCTGCTTCACGGCGGGATTCAATTCCACGGGCGTCTGGGCCTGGGCAAGAAAGAGCATTGCTTTGTATATCCAGTTGAGTATCATACCATGTCCCCTTCACAGTAAAGTAACTTCAAGATTGTATCATTATCCGATATGCCTGTCAAGGGATCAGGCCTCGTACTTCACAATGCGGGAAAAGCTCTCACAAGTAAGGCTCGCGCCGCCCACAAGGGCGCCGTCTATGTCGCGCTCCTTCATGAAGCTGTCTATGTTGTCAGGTTTTACGCTCCCGCCGTAAAGGATCCTCACCTTCCCGGCGCTCTCATCGCCTGCCTGCGCCGCCATGACATTTCTTATGGTGCTTACGGTTTTCTGCGCCTCGACCGGCGAGTCATTCTTACCCGTGCCTATTGCCCAGATGGGCTCATAGGCGATCACCACGCGCTCAACCTGTGATGCCGTGAGGTCCTTCAGGGC includes:
- the secG gene encoding preprotein translocase subunit SecG, with amino-acid sequence MILNWIYKAMLFLAQAQTPVELNPAVKQVPPPVMPHQPGNILIIVLQVIYFLVCAGLIAAVMLQTTKSEGLSGMLGGATQSVFRGKKSVEEKIGLITSYLAGAFIVGSLVIFMLMKNLIK